TGTTGATGGTGAGCTCGTGCTCTTCTCCGTACAATGTGAATTTTCCTTTGGCGATGCGGTTGCCATAGCGTCCGATAGTAGTGCTGAGGAAGGGTTCCGGGCTGTTGACAACGTGGTCTATGCTGTCGTGTCCGAGGACAACGTTTGCATATTTTCCATCTTTATCCGGTACCATGATAGCGAGAATGGCGCATCCGTAATTAGTTACGGCGACTTCCATTCCCTTTTTATTTTTGAGGATAAATAAATCAGTTTCTTTATTATTTATCTCCTTTTGGAAATCTTTCCGGCTGAGCCCTGATAGATTCCCTTCCGTTGGGAATGTGTTATTCATGTCTGGTATTCTTAAAATTTTCTTGCAAATAAAGGTAAATTCTTTGTTACTCACAAATTATTCCGGCTAAATATGGTGGGTAGTTTAGGAAAGTTTAGCGTTCTCACTTAGGTTTCTGTATTTTTCATCCTTCTTTTCTTTTAAAGTGAACAATTTTTCGTATGTTTGTTCCCGGATTATTATAATCCGGGAGAATTTAATCTAAGTTTATTAACAAGAAAAACAAAAATGTATCCATTAAAATTCGAACCTATTCTGAAGCAGACGCTTTGGGGGGGCGACAAAATTATTCCGTTCAAGCATTTGAATTCAGACTTGAAAGGAGTAGGAGAAAGCTGGGAGATTTCCGGCGTAGAGGACAATGAATCTGTTGTGGCTAATGGCCCGGACAAAGGTTTAACTCTGGCTGATATGGTGAGAAAGTATCGCGAGGAACTGGTTGGCGAAGCGAATTATGCTCGTTTTGGCAATAAATTCCCACTGCTTATCAAATTCATCGATGCAAAGCAGGATTTATCCATTCAGGTGCATCCGGCAGATGATTTGGCAAAGAAAAGGCACAACTCAATGGGTAAAACCGAAATGTGGTATGTAGTGGATGCTGATAAAGGAGCGAAACTGCGTTCTGGATTTTCCGAGCAAATCACCCCGAAAGAATATAAAGAGCGCGTGCTGAACAATACGATCACTGACGTATTGCAGGAGTATGAGATCAAGCCGGGAGATGTATTCTTCCTTCCTGCCGGACGTGTGCACAGTATTGGCGCCGGTGCGTTTATTGCCGAAATCCAGCAGACTTCGGATATTACTTATCGTATCTATGACTTCAACCGTAAGGATGCAAACGGAAAGACTCGTGAATTGCATACTGACCTGGCGCGTGAAGCCATCAATTACGAAGTGTTGGATGATTATCGTACCAAATACGAAGCGGTGAAAGATGAGCCGGTAGAACTTGTAGCTTGTCCGTACTTCACTACTTCCGTGTATGATATGACCGAAGAAATCAGCTGTGATTATTCAGAACTCGATTCATTCGTGATCTTCATTTGTATGGAAGGTGCATGCAAGATAAAAGACAATGAAGGTAATGAACTGAAAGTAGGTGCCGGAGAATCTATTCTGCTTCCTGCTACAACACAGGATGTAACAATTACTCCGGAAGCTGGAAACGTAAAATTGCTGGAAACATACGTGTAAATAATAGACAATATTATTGATAAAAGTATAGACCGGGCAGGCGAGAAAAACTTTCTCGCCTGCTTTGCGTTGTAGAAAGAAAGGTGTATCTTTGTGCATGCCCGATTATATTCCTAATTGGGTACATGAATAAATAATCAGAGAAAGTATGAATAGCAAGATTTATCCGATTGGTGTACAAAACTTCGAGAGTCTCCGTAAGGATGATTATTTTTATATTGATAAAACGGCATTGGTTTATCAATTAGCAAGAACAGGGAGATATTATTTTCTAAGTCGCCCTCGTCGCTTTGGAAAAAGTTTGCTTATATCTACGCTGGAAGCTTACTTTCAGGGGAAGAAAGAACTTTTCGAAGGTCTGGCTATCGAGACCCTTGAAAAGGATTGGATAAAGCATCCGATATTGCATCTGGACCTCAATATCGAAAAATATGATGTACCCGAGAGTCTTGATAACATACTCGAAAAGTCATTGGTAGCATGGGAGAAACTATATGGAGCCGAACCCTCCGAGCGTTCGTTTTCCCTGCGTTTTGCGGGTATTATACAGCGTGCCTGCGAGAAGACAGGACAGCGCGTTGTCATCTTGGTGGACGAGTATGACAAACCCATGTTGCAAGCCATTGGTGACGATGAATTGCAAAAGTACTACCGTAATACATTGAAGCCATTTTATGGTGCATTGAAAAGCAAAGATGGCTACATCAAATTCGCTATGCTGACAGGTGTCACTAAGTTCGGTAAAGTAAGTATTTTCAGTGACTTGAATAATCTGAAAGATATATCAATGGATGAACGGTTTATTGAAATTTGCGGCATTACGGAGAAAGAAATCCACGATAATCTGGAAAAAGAACTTCATGAACTGGCTCGGAATCAGAAAATGAGTTATGATGAAGTTTGCAAGGAATTGAAAGCATGTTATGATGGCTACCATTTTGTAGAAGACTCTGTCGGTATTTACAATCCCTTCAGTTTGCTTAATACATTTGACCAAATGAAGTTTGGTGATTACTGGTTTGAAACAGGTACACCGACCTATTTGGTTGAACTTTTAAAAAGTAGTCATTACGATCTCCGGCGTGTTGTAAATGTGGAAACAGATTCCGATGTTTTGAATAGTATTGATTCCACTTCAAAAAATCCTATTCCGGTGATTTATCAAAGTGGATATCTTACGATAAAAGGTTATGACCGTCGTTTTAAAATTTATCGTTTAGGTTTTCCCAATCGTGAAGTAGAGGAAGGATTTATGAAATATTTGCTTCCATTTTATGCAAATGTAGATCAGATAGATTCACCGTTTCAGATCACTAAATTTATTCATGAAGTCGAACAAGGCGATTGTGATGCTTTCTTTCATCGCCTGCAAAGCTTCTTTGCCGATACTCCCTATGAGTTGGCCCGTGATTTGGAGTTGCATTATCAGAATGTACTATTCATTGTCTTCAAGTTGATTGGCTTCTACGTTAAGGTAGAATATCATACAAGTGAAGGGCGTATCGATCTTGTCTTACAGACTGACAAATTCATATATGTGATGGAATTTAAGTTGGATGGTACTGCTGAAGAAGCTATCAAACAGATTAATGAAAAGCATTATGCACTTCCTTTTGAGGCAGACGGACGCCGACTTTTCAAGATAGGTGTCAATTTTAGCTCAGAAACACGCAATATTGAGAAGTGGATAGTGGAGTAGCATCAATTCTATCCCCATTCAGTTTTATATAATTTTTTTGGAAAGGTTTTAAACTTCTGTTGCTAAATCATTTTTTTCGTCTTATCATTGTATAAATTTACTAGT
This sequence is a window from Bacteroides thetaiotaomicron VPI-5482. Protein-coding genes within it:
- a CDS encoding ATP-binding protein produces the protein MNSKIYPIGVQNFESLRKDDYFYIDKTALVYQLARTGRYYFLSRPRRFGKSLLISTLEAYFQGKKELFEGLAIETLEKDWIKHPILHLDLNIEKYDVPESLDNILEKSLVAWEKLYGAEPSERSFSLRFAGIIQRACEKTGQRVVILVDEYDKPMLQAIGDDELQKYYRNTLKPFYGALKSKDGYIKFAMLTGVTKFGKVSIFSDLNNLKDISMDERFIEICGITEKEIHDNLEKELHELARNQKMSYDEVCKELKACYDGYHFVEDSVGIYNPFSLLNTFDQMKFGDYWFETGTPTYLVELLKSSHYDLRRVVNVETDSDVLNSIDSTSKNPIPVIYQSGYLTIKGYDRRFKIYRLGFPNREVEEGFMKYLLPFYANVDQIDSPFQITKFIHEVEQGDCDAFFHRLQSFFADTPYELARDLELHYQNVLFIVFKLIGFYVKVEYHTSEGRIDLVLQTDKFIYVMEFKLDGTAEEAIKQINEKHYALPFEADGRRLFKIGVNFSSETRNIEKWIVE
- a CDS encoding type I phosphomannose isomerase catalytic subunit, producing the protein MYPLKFEPILKQTLWGGDKIIPFKHLNSDLKGVGESWEISGVEDNESVVANGPDKGLTLADMVRKYREELVGEANYARFGNKFPLLIKFIDAKQDLSIQVHPADDLAKKRHNSMGKTEMWYVVDADKGAKLRSGFSEQITPKEYKERVLNNTITDVLQEYEIKPGDVFFLPAGRVHSIGAGAFIAEIQQTSDITYRIYDFNRKDANGKTRELHTDLAREAINYEVLDDYRTKYEAVKDEPVELVACPYFTTSVYDMTEEISCDYSELDSFVIFICMEGACKIKDNEGNELKVGAGESILLPATTQDVTITPEAGNVKLLETYV